Genomic DNA from Nitratidesulfovibrio vulgaris str. Hildenborough:
CGCCCGGTAAGTGGTCACCCGTCATCGTGGCGGATGTGCTGGCGGGGCGCGTGGCGAGTTATGCAGACCTTCGCTATGTCAATGACTTCAGGCTGCTTCTCGGCACATGGGTGCGTGATCTTCGTTTCCCCGCATCGCGCCGGATGCTGGCGGCTTCAGGCCTTGTGGAGAACATCCTTTCCGCGTTGCCCGCTTCGGACGACATCGCCCGCGCCCGTACCCGCATCCTGTCCGACCTCGCCGATGCAGCACGGGGCAGGGGGGGAGCATGACGCCCCCCGCATCCACCTTTGATGCCCGCGACCCCTACGCCCGTGTCGCCAGCTGGTATGAACCCCTGCTGGGCTGGCCGCTGCGTTCCATGCGTGAGGCCGTGGTGGCGTTGTGCCGTGAGGCCGTCGTCGGGCGCATGGTCGACCTGTGTTGCGGCACCGGGCGCCAACTGGCGCTGCTGCGTGCTGCCGGGGTACGTGCCTACGGTGCGGATGTCTCCGCTGCCATGCTTTCGCAGGGGCAAGGGGGAGACATCGTCAGGGCGCATGGGGGAGCATTGCCCTTTGCGGACGATGCGTTCGACCTGTCTCTCGTCTCTCTCGCGTTGCACGAGATGGACCGTGAAGTGGCTGATGCCGTGCTATGCGAAGCGTTGCGGGTCGCCCCGCAGGTGCTGCTTGCGGAGTACCGCATGGCCGAGCGCAACATCGACCTGCCCGCTGCGTTGTTCGTACATGTACCTGAACGCATCGCGGGCGGGGCGCATTACCGCAACTTCAGGGCGTTCATGCGTGCCGGTGGTGTGGAGGGGCTAGTGGCACGACACGGCCTTTCCGTCGTGCGACGCGAACGCCTGTGGGCCGGGGCGG
This window encodes:
- a CDS encoding class I SAM-dependent methyltransferase; translated protein: MTPPASTFDARDPYARVASWYEPLLGWPLRSMREAVVALCREAVVGRMVDLCCGTGRQLALLRAAGVRAYGADVSAAMLSQGQGGDIVRAHGGALPFADDAFDLSLVSLALHEMDREVADAVLCEALRVAPQVLLAEYRMAERNIDLPAALFVHVPERIAGGAHYRNFRAFMRAGGVEGLVARHGLSVVRRERLWAGAGALVLARRPS